In one Nitrospirota bacterium genomic region, the following are encoded:
- the rsmA gene encoding ribosomal RNA small subunit methyltransferase A codes for MKRPFGQHFLFDPNILKKIIACSGITKDDTVVEIGPGLGTLTRFLSLYAKKVIAIELDKRLIGKLEGILSESSNVEIVQADALKFPYDTIEGKFKVVANIPYYITTPLLFRLLEFKEKITSMTLLMQKEVAKRIAASREDKEYGVLSISTQLHTKPSLKFTVSRKAFLPPPKVDSAVVHFEVSRTPLFPVNDEEFFLRLMKTAFSQRRKTIVNSLKSFEGIKDALHEAGIDPKLRPENFTIEDFVRLANILSSSAS; via the coding sequence ATGAAACGCCCCTTTGGACAGCATTTTCTTTTTGACCCGAACATCCTGAAGAAGATCATCGCCTGCAGCGGTATAACAAAGGATGACACCGTTGTCGAGATAGGACCGGGGCTTGGGACGTTGACGAGGTTTCTCTCTTTGTATGCGAAGAAGGTCATTGCGATCGAGCTTGATAAAAGGTTGATCGGGAAGCTTGAGGGAATTCTTTCAGAGAGCAGCAACGTTGAGATCGTACAGGCCGATGCCCTGAAATTTCCTTACGACACTATTGAAGGGAAATTCAAGGTTGTGGCAAACATTCCTTATTATATAACCACACCGCTCTTGTTCAGGCTGCTCGAATTTAAAGAGAAGATCACGAGCATGACACTGCTGATGCAGAAAGAGGTCGCAAAAAGGATCGCGGCCTCTCGCGAAGACAAGGAGTACGGCGTGCTCTCAATTTCAACGCAACTGCACACAAAACCCTCCCTGAAATTTACCGTGTCCCGCAAGGCGTTCCTGCCGCCTCCAAAAGTGGATTCAGCGGTCGTGCATTTTGAAGTCTCCCGGACGCCTCTTTTCCCGGTCAACGATGAAGAATTCTTTTTAAGGTTAATGAAGACTGCATTTTCGCAGAGAAGAAAAACCATCGTGAACAGTTTGAAGTCATTTGAAGGCATCAAAGACGCATTACATGAAGCAGGCATTGATCCGAAGTTGCGGCCTGAAAATTTTACGATAGAGGATTTTGTGAGGCTTGCAAATATTCTCTCGTCTTCCGCAAGTTAA